GAATTATTTTTGGCGGTAATATCTACCATATGGCTGGGTATTTATATATTTTTAATGACGATTGATGCAAAGGTAAATCCAATTGCCGGCTTATTCAGTCAACTCATCAGCAGTTTAAATACAGCAATACATAATACAAAAGCAAGAATTCTTTTTAATACGATTTCATTGTGCTTAAATGCACCGGCATAAGCTCCAATAAAGCCACCGACTGCAACCAATAAAATGCATAAAAATATGTGCGGATGGAATTGGAGCGCATGAATTCCGATTCCAAATATGCCAGCTACTGAATTGACAAAAATAAACAAAGCTGCAGTAGCTGAAGTTTGTTTAATAGTTGCCCAATGAAGGAAAAGCAGCAATGGACTAAGGATAATTCCGCCCCCAATTCCAATGAGTCCGGAAATAAATCCAATGATTGTTCCTATGATCATACAATAATAAAAGGGAGCTGGTTTAAGATCCGCTAAAGCAACTTGTTTGTTAGATTTCAACAATTGAATAATAGAAACTACTAAAAGTATTGCCAGTATTTTTTTATAAATAAATTCATCGAGTTGTATGGTGCCACCCCAAAATGCTGCCGGTACCGATGTTATAGCAAAAGGAATAAAGAATTTCCATTGAAAATGACCTGCGCGGTAATATTGAATAAATGCAATAAGTGAAACCAAACAGTTCAACAATAATGCAGAAGGTCGCATAGTGACTGCAGAAACAGCAAACAAACCCATGATCGCAAGATAACCTGAAGCGCCACCGTGACCAACGGAAGCATATAAATAGGCTATCCAAAAGAGACAGATATAGAAAGTGAGTTCCTGGTAAACCATTTTATTTGCCTGCGATGCGACGAATCATATTATTGAATATAAAATAGTGGAAAGGTAACATCAGGTACCAATAATTTCTACCGAGAATTCCTTCAGGCCTAAAGGTTGCCGTTTGTTTCAGTAAGCATCTTTTATCATTTTGCACGATTGAAAATTCCAACCAT
The genomic region above belongs to Saprospiraceae bacterium and contains:
- a CDS encoding sulfite exporter TauE/SafE family protein; the encoded protein is MVYQELTFYICLFWIAYLYASVGHGGASGYLAIMGLFAVSAVTMRPSALLLNCLVSLIAFIQYYRAGHFQWKFFIPFAITSVPAAFWGGTIQLDEFIYKKILAILLVVSIIQLLKSNKQVALADLKPAPFYYCMIIGTIIGFISGLIGIGGGIILSPLLLFLHWATIKQTSATAALFIFVNSVAGIFGIGIHALQFHPHIFLCILLVAVGGFIGAYAGAFKHNEIVLKRILAFVLCIAVFKLLMS